Below is a genomic region from Armatimonadota bacterium.
AGCCAATGCCAAAGCGCCACGGCGAGCACGATCCAGATCGCCGCTCCCAGGACGGCGAGAAAGCTCAGTGCTCCCCGCGAAAACGCCCGCAACTTGCCGGAAGCTCCCAAGGCGGTCATGAGCGACAGGCCCAGCATTGGCGATAGGATCGCCGCGGCCATGCTCTGGGCGATCTGCGCCACCGCCTCGCCCCGATCGTACTGCTCGTCTTGGCTCTCCATGACGAAGGGCCAAACGAGCCATTCCAGATGCGCACCGACATCGGCTACCCAGTCGGGCGCTAATGTCTCCAGGGACCGCCTGCCCCAGCCCCAGGCGCACGAGAAAAGTGCGCCCAGTCCTGCGCAGGCCGTCAGGGTTGCTACTGCACGCGCCCGGCTTTCCGCAAAAGGCGCGCCGCCCATGATGAGAAATACCCACAGCGCCGCTCCCGCCAGCAGTCCGACCAGCAGGGCAAGATAGATGCCCTCCCAGAAGATGCCTGCAATGCGCGGATCTCGCTTGCGCCTGGGACGGTATGGCGTGACCGTCGTCAACTCGCCTCAACTCCACCAACTCGGCGGCCGGCTTCTCAAACCAACCTGCGCCCTCAAGACGCTCGGAGTCATATTACCACATCCGCAATCGGTGCGTCGAAGGCCTGCACAGAATCATCCCTCGTCATCTCCGTTGGGTGTGCTGTCATACCGGGGAGGGGATAGTCCTCCAGGCGCGAAGTGGTTGAATGCAGGAGACAGTGGGAGGGCATATTCAGGTGACGACGAGTGCGGATGAGACCGTCAGCAAGGTCCGGGTCGGCGATGTGAATCTGGCATACTCCTACGCAGGCGCAGGCCCGCCGGTGCTGCTGGTCCACGGTTTCGGCCAGAGCTCGTACGCTTGGCGGGACATCGTGCGCGCGATACCAGGCCACCGGGTACTCACCGTGGACCTGAAAGGGTACGGTTGGTCAGACAAGCCCCGGGACGGTGATTACGGGCTGTTCTCGCAGGCAGCACTGATCCGTGAGTTCATCCTGACCCTCGGGCTGCGCGACCTTGTGCTCGTCGGACACAGTTTCGGCGGCGGCGTCTCGCTGGTGGTTGCTGCAGATCTGTGCGAGACCGACCCTGCACGTCTGCGCGGGCTGGTGCTCGTGGATAGTGCGGCGCTTCCGCAGAGATTGCCTTACTTCCTTTACCTGCTGCGGCCGCGGGGGCTGGCGGAGGCGCTGGTTCATCTTGCGCCGCTGCGTCTTGCCGCTGCGGTCGCGCTCCGACTGGCCTGCCGACAGCCCCGCGCGTACACCTGGGAAGTGGCCGGCGCGTACGCATCCACGGTTGCCCTCCCGGGTGGGCGCGAAGCAATGCTGGCCACTGCGCGGCAGATGATCCCGCGGGATATCGACGCCCTGTCGGCACGCTATGCGGCGATCAACATCCCCGCATTGCTCATCTGGGGCAGGCAAGACCCCATCGTGCCGCTGAACGTGGGGGAGAGGCTGGTGAAGCTCCTGCCCTCGGCGCAGCTGCAGATCCTCGACGACTGCGGGCATTGCCCCCACGAGGAGCATCCAGAGCAAACGGCGCGCCTTCTGAACGAATTCCTTGGCGAGCTGGGCTGACCCCGCCGCCAACGAACGGAGACTATCGGGAATGACCCTGGCCAGACAGTTCACCATCGACCTCGTGACCTTCGACCTCGCGGGAACCACCGTTGCCGATGAGGACATGGTGGAGAAGGCCTTCATGGACGCCTTCGCCGAGCACGGGATCGGCGCGCGTGAGGACGAGTTGCTGCCCTACCGAGGCTCGGCCAAGCGCCCCATCATCGAGGCGATGATCGCCCGGCATTGCCCGGATGCTGCCCCCGAGTTAGCGGACAAGACAATGGGTAGCTTCGAGCGCAACCTGCGGCGGCTGATCGACGAGATCGCCCGACCCATGGACGGGGCGGACGCGACCTTCGCGTGGCTGAAAAAGCACGGCATTCGGGTCGGGGTCACCACGGGCTTCGATACACCCACCACCCGGCGCATCCTGGCGAGGTTCGGTTGGGACCAGGGCCTGGTAGAGGCAGTCTGCTGTAGCGACCAGGTGCCCGAGAGCCGCCCTGCGCCCTGGATGATCTTCGAGTGCATGAAAACTCTGGATATCCACGAGCCGCGCCGGGTCATGGCCGTCGGAGACACCCCGCGAGACCTGCAAGCGGGAACGCGCGCGGGTTGCGGCGGCGTGGTCGGGGTTCTGTCTGGCTCGCACGACGCGATTTCACTGGGAAGACACCGCCACACACACCTGATCCGGAGCGTGGCGGATCTGCCGGAGTTGATGATGACCGAGTTCGCGGAGTAGCGGAGCGGGTATCGCCGCCATTCGGAACGGTTGTGCTTCTCGAAACGATGTGTGCTGCAAAGCACCGCAGGCGGGGCTTTGCGTGGCTTCCGCGCCTCTCGGGCCCGGGCTATTCCAGCCGTTCCCCCGTTCCCAGGTCGACCAGCCACGCCTGGCCGTCCTCGATTACCGCGCAGGTGGGGCGTCGCTTGCTCTCATCCGGATCCAGCGGGTATGTGGGAGTGCCCGGGTTGATGTGGGTGCAGCAGCCGTGGGGAATGATCCCCGGCACGTGGGTGTGCCCGGTGAGCAGCCAGTTCACGCCCCATTTCTCGCAGAGGGGGAAAAGCTGATCCGGCGCCATGATGTGCCCGTGGGTCGCCAGTAGACGTACGCCCTCGATCTGCGCGAACAGGTACGGAGTCTGGATTGGCGGATTGACCACAAGCTGATCGACTTCGGAATCGCCATTGCCCTTTGCGATGAGGAGGGGTTGCGACACTGCGTTCATCGCTTCGGCCAGAGCTTTCGGGTCGTATGCCTCAGCAGGCTTGAACTTCGGGCCGTGGTACAGCAGGTCGCCACAGTGCACGATCACATCCGCGTCCCGCAGCGCATGGGCCCAGGCCCGCTCCCAGCCCCACAGATTCCCGTGTGTGTCGCTGATGACGCCGATTCGCATGGGGAGCACCTCCGGGCTACCACGTGGTCTCCGGGCTCAACTGCCAGTTCATGTCAAAATACCCCGCCACCAGGTGGCGGTTGGTGTCGTCGTAGTTGAACTCCTTGCCGTCGAACACGATGAAGTCCGGGATCAGGTCATGCTTGTGGTTGATCCCGCATTTCGCGCCATACAGCTCGCCCGAATACACCGCCACGTACCTGTCCGGCGCGAGAGGGTTCGGGTAGCAGAAGACCAGGCCGATGTCACTGCCAGTGTAGGTCTTCCCGGCGAGAGTGTAGCTGGACCCGCCGATGGTGATAGGCAGGCGGTCGGCCATGCGGGCGAGGACCGAGTTGCTCGCCGGAGTGCCGAACAGCACCAGGTTGTACTGCCGGATGTCTTCCTCGCTGACCTCCGCATCGATCTTCACCCGGGGCACGCCGTCGGCAAAGCTGTCCCATTCCTCCGACCAACGCAATGCCCTCTCGGTGTTCTCGCGGTCGGCTTTCTCGTCGCCCAAGGTGCCGATGACCACTACGAAAGGCCCGTCGAAGACTTCTTCCACCGGGCCGCAGAGCCCCTTGCGCTTACGCGGGGGCCAGGTGGTGTCCTGGGCCTGGACATCGGCGCAGGTGATCTGGAGTCTGCCTTCGGAGGATACCCGCGCGGTGCCGCGCTTGCCGTTGACCACGATGTCAAAGTTCTGTGTCTTCTTCAGCGGCGCGGTGGCGAGATCGATCTCCAGGAGCCGGACGTTCTCGCAGGCTATCCGCAGGCCCGAGCCGTTCCCGCTCACCTGGCAGTCCACACTGGCCGGGATGCCCCACCGCAGGAAGTCGGCGATGCGCAGCCAGTAGGCGGTGTCATATTCCAGGCTGTAGGTCTTGTGGGTGATGCGCCTGGGCGACGGGTCCAGCGTGAAGCCCTTGGCCCAACTCCAGGCGTTCTGGAAGCACGGCAGGTCCCAGTAGATGTAGTGCCCCTCGCCCTTGAACTCGTGGATTTTAATGTTTATTCCCAGCCGCCGTGCGGCCTCGACCATGTCGCGTGACTGCTGGACCGGGATGAGGTTGTCCTCTTCGCCATGCTGTACGAAAATGTTCTGGTTGCGTGCGCTGGGGACGAGATCAATCGGATTGTCCCACTCTACCAGGAACCTGCGGAAAGGCGGGATCTGATCGCGACTCGCGGGCCAGTTGGGCAGTGCGCGGGGCCACCAGACGTGCATATCGGTCTGGCCTGAAATCGGCGTGGCGGTGGCGTACATGCCGGGGTGCCGCAAGGCCATGTTCCAGGTGCCCATGCCGCCCATGGATACCCCGCTGATGTGAATGCGCAAGGGGTCGATATTGTAAAGGCTCTTGACCTGTTCGGTGGCGGCGAGCACGTCAACCTCGCCCACGCCCTGGAAGTCCGTATTGCGCCGGCCGTAGGGGATCAGCAGGATGCACCCATTGTCCTCGGCGATCTGGCAGACGCTCTCGCTGAGGATCCACGGGTCCAGGACAGAGATGGTGGGTACATAGCCGTGGAGGAAGACAATGAGCGGCCAAGGCTTCGCGGGGTCGTAGTCGGCGGGCAGGTGCAGGTAGTACGGCTGCACGGAGCCGTCATTCTCGGCAACGTACGCCAGCTCGTCGAGCACAGTCTTCTCGGCGAAGTAGGGGGTTCCGGCCTGCAGCCGATCCAGCGCCGCGAAACCCTTCTCCAGTGTTTTCGCGGGGCTCTCGCCATAATATCCCCAGCGTCTGGCTGCCGCAAGTTCCGCCTTCTTGAGCTGCAGCTTCGCGAGGGGCATATTGGTGCGGTAGGCGAGAGTAGAGCGGTCGATGTCCGAGGCCTCGATGCGGTTGATCGCCGCCTCGAGGTCATCTGCAGTCCTCCCTGCGGCCGGAGCACCGTTTTGAGCGGTGCAGGAGGCGCAGATGATTACAGCAAGGGCGACCGGAACTCTGAACCACGCGGAGCCGGCACTATACAAGATGATCAGTCCTCTTGGGGGACGAGCTGGATAATATTGCGCTTCCCGGCGGCTTCGTAGAAGGCGTCAATGTTCTCGGCCACCGGCACCAAATAGTTCTCGCGCGAAAAATACTGGAGCTTCCCGGAGAGCTGGTCTGCCTGCTCGGGCGTCAGTTGCCACCAGGATGCCCCGTGACCGTAGATCCAGCAATAATCGTCGGAGTAAGTGCGGATCGCGGCAAGCTGGGTCTCGAACTCCTCCACCGGATAGCGGGCACTCTTATCGGCGTAAGAGCCCACGATCTGGTTCCCGAAGGTCTCTGCTCGTCCGGACCAGCCCAGGAACTTGCCGTCCGCGTCCTTGATTGCTCGGTAGTAACCTAACGGCCAGGCGGCAAGAGCCACGCGTCCGCGTCTGTTCCAGGACTCCAGCGCGCGACCGTCCAGCAGGGCCCGGGCGGTGTTGCGCACGGCTGCCGCATGGTCGCGGATGTTGTCGGGGTCTCGTTCGGAGTAAGTGCCCTCGCAGAAGATGTGAACCTTTCCCGGGTACTGCCCCTCTTCAAGGCCTTCGAGAAGCCCGGCGAAAAGTTCCGTCCAGAGCGGCCCGTAGTAAACCATGCCCTCGGGCAGGACGCCAAGGTCCAGGTCCGCCAGCTCCTCGGCCAGTACCGTACCCACAGTCCGCCAGCGCTCCCGGAACTTCGCCGCAAGGGCTTCTCGGCCGCCCTCGAACTCACTGTAGCCCTCCCACTGGTACTGGTACTGCTCGGACACATACTCGGTGTCGATAGCCAGCATACGGAAACCGGCGAGGCGTGCGAAGCGCGCCCCTTCGCGGAAATTGCTGGTGAGCAGGCCCCAGGCCTCGTCGTCAGCGGGATCAGGCAACTGGGTGTAGAAGGCGACTTTGAGGACATTGTGGGACAGACCCTCCTCCGCCGATCGGGCCAGGGCCTGACGCACCTCCTCCAGCAGCCTGTCTCCATCGCCCTGGTCTGGGTCATCATCCAGGGACCAGATGTCGGTAATCCAGTCGTGAAACAGGTAACTGTGGAAGAACCCCGCGAAGCCTCTGCGCACCCATGTTCGTGCTGTCTGTGCAGCATAGTTCGTATTGCCGCAGAAGTAGAGCATTTTCGGCTGAATTTCGGGATCACGAGGGTCGGGGATAAGTTTCGCCCGGACGGACGGCAGTCTTACGAGTGCGACATCATCGAACCACACGCTGCCCGGCTCTCCACCGAAATGCTGGATGTTGATCTCCGCGTTCAATCGCTTCTGGTTGACGGAGTGCTCGAACTCCACCGTCGTCCAGCGATCGGTGACCAGCAGTGGAGGTGAGTAGCGGTCGGCCAGATAGGCGCGCACCAGGGCTTTGCGGCCGTTTTCGGCGCGCGCAGAGAAGCGTATGGCATAGCGCCCGGGCTCCAGGGGCACGCGGGTATAGACGCCAGGCCGGGATGATCCGTCCCGGCTATCGGCCCGCAGGGATGCCTCGCCGGAGTTTGCGAACTCGGTGCTGCGCGATGAGACACCGTCGGAGCCGGCGGCGCCCCAGTTGTAAGAGGCCCAGCCTTCGGGCAGGCCCCCCTCGCCCAGCTGTTCGAAGCCCGGGTTCGGCAGGTCCACGGCGACGGCGGCGGATGTGAGGATGAGTGCGAGAATGAATGGTGCGGCGGAAATCGCTTTCATTACTCCCAATAGACCTCCGTGGTGTCTGCAAGTTCGCCTCGCGGAGCTGGAATCCTGTGCCTTTCATGGGAGCTTACGAAGATACGGGGCCCGGCCACCTGGACCGGGCCCCGCATCACGGATCGGAAGAGACTGCTGGACCGAAGAAGGCAGAAGACCGCCTACCTCTGAGGTTTTCTCCCCTCAGGCTCGGCCCTGGCGCAGTCTATGGATGCAATAGCTCGTTACGCCTTCTTCTTGCTACCGCAACCGCAACCGCACCCGGACTTCTTGGTCTCCTCTTTCTTCTCTTCCTTCTTCTTGGTACAGCAGCCCTTACTCTCAGACATGCTTGGCACCACCTCCTGGATTGATTGCGGTTATGGGGTTACACCCCACGACAATAGAAGGTTAGCACGGGACTCATGCCCTGTCAAGCCTGTAACCTTCCTATATACGAACCAACGCAATCGTTAGTTTGACGGTTCCCCAATCAGCGTGATGTCACACGGGAACCTGCCCGCGCGCGAGCTGTACAGTGTGAGCCCATTCCGGTTGCAGGCCTCTTTCGGAACCTCCAGTCGCACGTGTACCACGCGGTCTTCCCCCACCAGCCCGGCGTCAAACTCCACCCTTACGAGCTCGCCGTACCGCCCGTGGAAGCCGTGCAAGTGGGACAGGGCGCCCCGTGAATCTGCGTACTGGTCGCCCAGCGTCTTCTCAGCAACCACCGTCCCATTGACCGTGACGCGCAGGTCGCTGGGCCTGCGGTCCGAACTGGTCTGCGGGGCGCCGGCACGCTTGCTGGACGCTTCGAACAACAGGAGTAAGGTGCGCGCCTTGAAGCCGTCGGGCAGCTCGAAGCGGTAGTCGATGTACCCGGCACCCACACCCGCGATCAGGTGCTGCTCCTCGCCCACTTTGCCGCGCTCGATTTCGGCCTCGTGCCAGGCGGTGGAAGTCTCGAACTCCCCCGCCAGCTTTCTCAGGATGATTCGTCCCGCTCCGTCGGTTTCCATCACCGGAAGTCGCTGCTCGCGAACTTCCAACACGGTGCAGTTCCATGCGGGCCGCCCCGGAATGCGGGCTTCGAGGGTTACCAGGCCGGGGGCATCGAAGCTACGCAGCGATCCGGGTACTGCTGCGTCGAAGACGCCGCGATGGGTGATGCCATCCACCTGCACAGTCGCCTCGCCGACCGGGGTCTCCCGGCCGAAGCTGTCCACGTGGGTGGCGACCAACTCCACATCGACCTGCGGCGATTCCGGGGCGTCCATGCAACTGACGAACAGGCTCATATCCACGGCCTGCCCGGGCGCAATTGTCCTGGCCGGCGGGCCGTGGAAGCCCACGAACCAGGCTCCCTGGAGAAGCGCGGGATCGTAGCCGAACTCTTTGGGGGAACGGTCGTAGTTGTAGAAGCCATTGCGCTCCCACTCGATGTCCTGCAGTTCGGTGTAGACATAGCCGCAGATCTTTTCATGGCGGCGCAGGTCTGTGGTGAGGAAGCGGAAGCACCACGACACGTCCATATCGCCCATGCCCGCGGAGATGCCTCCATACTCACTGTTCATCAACGGCTCGTTGCCCTGGACACGTCCCGGCACGTAGTTGAAGCCGCTGCCGGGGTAGGTCTCGGCCACCACCTGCTCGACATGCTCCCGCGCTTTCTCGTAGTCATTGATGTAGTAATGCCACGAGTTCAGGTCCGTGACCACGTGATCGTAGTGGCAGGGCGACTGGTCTTCGATGATCCGCGTGGGGTCAAGCTCCTTGGCCAGCCGGTACAGGTCCGCCACATACTCCTGGCGGTCTGTGGCCTGCTTGTATGCCTGGAAGTCGCGGTCATCGCCCAGGCCCCAGGTTTCGTTGAACAGGCACCAGGAGAAGATGGAGGGGTGGTTGAAGTCGCGCTCCACCGCGCCGCGCAGCATGACCTCGTGGCGCTCGCGGGCGATATCGGAGTACCCGCTGTAGCCCCAACTCGGCAAGTCGCACTGCAGAAGCATTCCCAGACGGTCACACCAGTACAGGAACCGCGGATCCTCCAGCTTGATATGGATGCGCAGGAAGTTGTAGCCCGATTCCTTTGCCAGTTCCACGTCCCTGCGGGCTGCTTCGGTGTCTGCCCAGGAGTACACGCCCCAGGGGTTGAAAGACTGGTCCAGCGCGCCGCGCAGGTAGACCGGCTCGCCGTTGAGCAGCACGTAGTTCGGGCCCCCTTCATACAGCGGCCCGACGCTGATGGTGCGCATGCCGAAGTAGCTGTAGACCTCGTCCAGGACCTTCCCGTTGCGAATAAGGCTCGCAGTGACCTGGTACAGGTCCGGCGTCTCCGGGGTCCACAAGATTACCTCATCGAAAGCGAGTTCCCCAGCGAACCAGCCATCATTCAGCTCGAGCTCGCACACATTTTCGGCGCCGTCGGGGGCAAGCGCCTCAACGCGGAGGATATCTCCAGTCTGGGCGTTCCGGGCCTGCGCGCAAATAAACGCGGTCCCGCGCTCCACGTCTGGATTGATCTTGATACTCGCGACATGGGTCTCCGGGCGAGGCTCGAGCCACACCGGCTGCCAAATGCCGGAAGTCCGGGTGTACCAGTCCCACTGCTTGCCGACTGGCTTCTGCGCGTGGTCCATAGGGTCGAACACGCGGATGACCAGCTCGTTCTCGCCGGGCTGGAGCGCGTCAGTCAGATCGAAGGCGACGGGGATGTACCCGCTGTCAGAGTCTCCTACTTGCTTCCCGTTGCACCAGACCGTCACATGCCAGTCGGCGGCGCCGATATTGAGAATGATCCGTCTGCCGGCCCAGGCTTCCGGGATGGTGAACGCGCGCCGGTACCAACCGACTTCGTACTGGGGCAAGTTTCCGTGCTCCCGGGGCTTCATGTTGGCCTGCGCGGGATCGATGAAAGCCTCGAGGCTGTACCAGTTGTCGTTACCCGCGAGGTGTTCCGTGCCCCAGGCGAGATGGCTCTGCCAGGGGAAGGGCACCCGGATGGTGCGGGTGTACGGGGTGGCGGTTGGAGACTGTGGCGGGTCCTGGGTGCCGATGGCTTCGAACTGGAAGTCCCAGACACCGTCAAGGGAGACCCAGTCAGCGCCTTCGTCAACGCCGCGGTTCATATCGGGACGCGGGTGATGGCTGGTCTTGTAATCCGACATCGTCGTAACCTCCGGAGTCCATCAGAAAGGAATGGCCGTCTATTCGATAGCCCGGCTCCGCTGCCCTCCCATGTTGTGACGCGGTGCGCCAGGTGGCCCCAGGTCATCCGGTCGCCGACCTCAGGGTGGACGGGTATATGCGCCGGGCACCGCGTCCAGCAGGCCGTGAAGCTGGTAGCAGGCCAGGGTGACGGGTGGATTGTGCGAACCGAGATGGAGGCCGCGGAGTCGGCGACAGTGTCCGGAGAAAAGCAGGCAGACACGAAGAGGGATAATCTTGCGATGTCGGCTCAAATGCCTACCCCGCCCAGACAGAAGGGGCGCCGGGTTTTCCGACGCCCCTTTCGTGAAACTCCCCTGTCTCTTCCGTGGCAGGCTACTTCTCGACGTCCTGAGGCTCTTCGTCCGACGCATCTTCCTTCTCGGACTTGCCGGCGGCCTGGATCAGGTCCAGCGCCTGCTGCAGCCCGGGGAAGAGGCTCTGCAGGGCGGCGGCACCAGCCTGCACGGTCCCTTCGGGCAAGGTCTCCTTCATGCCGTCGACGAAGGCGCCGATGCCCGCGGCACGGCTGAAGGAGGACATGGCGTTCCCGAGCATGTCCGGGTCGCCGTACAGGTTGATCTTGGCGCGGCTGAAGGCGTCGCCGAAGCTGCTGGCGAAGGCCACACCGACTTCCTTGTTGGCGTTGATCTGCGCCAGCGCCTTCTCCAGTTCCACGGAGATCTGCTCATACTCGGCTTTGGCGCTCAGCTCTTTGCGCAGGACCTCGACGCGGGCGGCCTCCACGTCCTGCACCTGTCGGGCCTCGACGGCAACCTGCTCGCGCTTCACATTGACCGGGACCATCTCGCGGGCCTGTTCACCTTCCGCTTCGAGGGTCGCAGCGTCTCTCTGGGCCTCGGCTTTGAGGCGGA
It encodes:
- a CDS encoding alpha/beta hydrolase; its protein translation is MQETVGGHIQVTTSADETVSKVRVGDVNLAYSYAGAGPPVLLVHGFGQSSYAWRDIVRAIPGHRVLTVDLKGYGWSDKPRDGDYGLFSQAALIREFILTLGLRDLVLVGHSFGGGVSLVVAADLCETDPARLRGLVLVDSAALPQRLPYFLYLLRPRGLAEALVHLAPLRLAAAVALRLACRQPRAYTWEVAGAYASTVALPGGREAMLATARQMIPRDIDALSARYAAINIPALLIWGRQDPIVPLNVGERLVKLLPSAQLQILDDCGHCPHEEHPEQTARLLNEFLGELG
- a CDS encoding HAD-IA family hydrolase — protein: MTLARQFTIDLVTFDLAGTTVADEDMVEKAFMDAFAEHGIGAREDELLPYRGSAKRPIIEAMIARHCPDAAPELADKTMGSFERNLRRLIDEIARPMDGADATFAWLKKHGIRVGVTTGFDTPTTRRILARFGWDQGLVEAVCCSDQVPESRPAPWMIFECMKTLDIHEPRRVMAVGDTPRDLQAGTRAGCGGVVGVLSGSHDAISLGRHRHTHLIRSVADLPELMMTEFAE
- the yfcE gene encoding phosphodiesterase codes for the protein MRIGVISDTHGNLWGWERAWAHALRDADVIVHCGDLLYHGPKFKPAEAYDPKALAEAMNAVSQPLLIAKGNGDSEVDQLVVNPPIQTPYLFAQIEGVRLLATHGHIMAPDQLFPLCEKWGVNWLLTGHTHVPGIIPHGCCTHINPGTPTYPLDPDESKRRPTCAVIEDGQAWLVDLGTGERLE
- a CDS encoding prolyl oligopeptidase family serine peptidase, which produces MYSAGSAWFRVPVALAVIICASCTAQNGAPAAGRTADDLEAAINRIEASDIDRSTLAYRTNMPLAKLQLKKAELAAARRWGYYGESPAKTLEKGFAALDRLQAGTPYFAEKTVLDELAYVAENDGSVQPYYLHLPADYDPAKPWPLIVFLHGYVPTISVLDPWILSESVCQIAEDNGCILLIPYGRRNTDFQGVGEVDVLAATEQVKSLYNIDPLRIHISGVSMGGMGTWNMALRHPGMYATATPISGQTDMHVWWPRALPNWPASRDQIPPFRRFLVEWDNPIDLVPSARNQNIFVQHGEEDNLIPVQQSRDMVEAARRLGINIKIHEFKGEGHYIYWDLPCFQNAWSWAKGFTLDPSPRRITHKTYSLEYDTAYWLRIADFLRWGIPASVDCQVSGNGSGLRIACENVRLLEIDLATAPLKKTQNFDIVVNGKRGTARVSSEGRLQITCADVQAQDTTWPPRKRKGLCGPVEEVFDGPFVVVIGTLGDEKADRENTERALRWSEEWDSFADGVPRVKIDAEVSEEDIRQYNLVLFGTPASNSVLARMADRLPITIGGSSYTLAGKTYTGSDIGLVFCYPNPLAPDRYVAVYSGELYGAKCGINHKHDLIPDFIVFDGKEFNYDDTNRHLVAGYFDMNWQLSPETTW